In Candidatus Vicinibacter proximus, the following are encoded in one genomic region:
- a CDS encoding M1 family metallopeptidase, translating into MKRNITLRCYWSLCFSLLILFISYGQNIQNNPKSNHGNKFEQLGIILPDANSFRNAAGAPGSRYWQMKADYSIDAFLDEENLVMKGEEWIVYHNQSPDPLDYVWLQLDENENRPEAESNYIDGGKFSPPFTDQSLKSLRSADQLVGHGVHIFQVKDQSGNPMVYEINQTMMRVNLNKTLLPGKKLKFFVSWSYKIPDRMKLGGRGGLEYFEEDGNHLFTIAQWYPRMCVYSDFQGWQNKQFTGRAEFALAFGDFDVRINVPSDHIVAATGECQNYQKILNANQFARWKRAETSTEPVEIVLLDEARNAEKNKSLERKIWHYKAKNVRDFAFGSSRKFIWDAMKIVVAGKPIMCMSYYPKEAYGLYRKFSTKVVAHTIRTYSKYTVDYPYPVAISVEASNGMEYPMICFNGGRTEKDGTYSEGTKYGMLGVVIHEVGHNFFPMIINSDERQWTWMDEGLNTFVQYLTQEEFDNNYPSARGPAHKIVDYMSLPKEQLEPIMTNSENLIHFGSNAYHKTATALNILRETIMGRTLFDYAFKQYAQRWKLKHPTPADFFRTMEDASGVDLDWFWRAWFFGIDPVDISIDSVKVYAFTNKEVVSDSSLNKSTSVMDARTQSEFFSIPKNFVPITKIRNKASGTNFLVDMDTTLRDFYYYYNVPAKEEFTGVRQPRQVKNRGELLSDSLFSMYQDQFVYEIYFSNIGGTVMPIILQWNYEDGTSEVERIHAYIWRKNEDQVVKSFLKNKKVKSIELDPYLETADINLSNNYWLKSAEPSRFEIFKSGRTGNRRGSGGGAPNPMQKAKSNK; encoded by the coding sequence ATGAAAAGAAATATAACCCTCCGTTGCTATTGGTCCCTTTGTTTTTCCTTATTGATTTTGTTCATTTCTTATGGCCAAAATATTCAAAATAACCCAAAATCCAATCACGGGAATAAGTTTGAACAATTGGGAATCATTTTGCCGGACGCCAACTCTTTTAGAAATGCAGCTGGAGCGCCTGGTTCCCGGTACTGGCAGATGAAGGCGGATTATTCCATCGATGCATTCCTGGATGAAGAGAATTTAGTGATGAAAGGAGAAGAGTGGATTGTTTACCATAATCAATCCCCGGATCCATTGGATTATGTTTGGTTACAACTCGATGAAAATGAAAATCGCCCGGAGGCTGAAAGTAACTATATTGATGGCGGCAAGTTTTCTCCTCCATTTACTGATCAATCTTTGAAGTCTTTACGATCTGCTGACCAGTTAGTTGGACATGGTGTACACATTTTTCAGGTAAAAGACCAATCTGGGAACCCCATGGTGTATGAGATTAACCAGACCATGATGAGGGTGAATCTCAACAAAACTCTATTGCCAGGAAAGAAATTAAAGTTCTTTGTCAGTTGGTCTTATAAAATACCGGACAGAATGAAGCTTGGAGGTAGAGGAGGGCTGGAGTATTTTGAAGAGGACGGAAATCATTTGTTTACGATTGCACAATGGTATCCCCGCATGTGTGTTTATTCTGATTTTCAGGGATGGCAGAATAAGCAATTTACCGGAAGGGCGGAGTTTGCATTGGCTTTTGGAGATTTTGATGTAAGAATTAATGTTCCATCCGACCATATAGTTGCTGCTACAGGGGAATGTCAGAATTACCAAAAAATCTTGAACGCAAATCAATTTGCAAGGTGGAAACGCGCAGAGACTTCGACGGAACCGGTAGAAATCGTTTTGTTGGATGAAGCCCGGAATGCGGAAAAAAATAAATCGCTTGAAAGAAAGATATGGCATTACAAAGCAAAGAATGTCCGGGATTTTGCATTTGGTTCTTCCAGAAAATTCATCTGGGATGCAATGAAGATTGTCGTGGCCGGCAAACCGATTATGTGCATGAGTTACTATCCCAAAGAAGCATATGGCTTATATCGCAAATTTTCTACAAAAGTGGTGGCACATACCATTCGTACATACTCAAAGTATACGGTGGATTATCCCTATCCGGTAGCCATAAGTGTGGAAGCGTCAAACGGGATGGAATATCCTATGATTTGTTTCAATGGTGGCCGAACAGAGAAAGATGGGACCTATTCTGAAGGAACAAAGTATGGGATGTTAGGCGTGGTTATTCATGAAGTCGGGCATAATTTCTTTCCCATGATCATCAACAGCGACGAACGTCAGTGGACATGGATGGATGAAGGACTCAACACTTTTGTACAATATCTTACCCAGGAAGAATTTGACAACAATTATCCTTCTGCACGGGGACCGGCACATAAAATCGTGGATTATATGAGTCTGCCGAAAGAACAATTGGAACCCATAATGACCAACAGTGAAAATCTGATACATTTTGGTTCAAATGCATATCATAAGACAGCTACGGCATTGAATATTCTGAGAGAAACAATAATGGGCAGAACCTTATTTGATTATGCCTTTAAACAATATGCACAGCGTTGGAAATTAAAACATCCGACTCCAGCCGATTTCTTCAGAACCATGGAGGATGCATCTGGCGTAGATCTGGATTGGTTTTGGCGGGCTTGGTTCTTTGGTATTGATCCTGTAGACATTTCTATAGATTCTGTAAAAGTATATGCATTCACAAATAAGGAAGTGGTATCGGACAGCAGCTTAAACAAATCCACAAGTGTAATGGATGCCAGGACACAGTCAGAATTTTTCAGTATTCCAAAAAATTTTGTGCCTATTACTAAAATACGGAATAAAGCAAGTGGAACAAATTTCCTTGTAGATATGGATACTACACTTAGGGACTTTTATTATTATTATAATGTGCCCGCTAAAGAAGAGTTTACGGGGGTGAGGCAGCCTCGCCAGGTGAAGAATCGCGGAGAATTATTGTCTGACTCTTTATTCAGTATGTATCAGGATCAGTTTGTTTATGAAATTTATTTTTCTAATATAGGTGGCACGGTAATGCCAATAATTCTTCAATGGAATTATGAAGATGGGACAAGTGAAGTGGAGAGAATTCATGCATACATTTGGCGAAAAAATGAAGATCAGGTGGTAAAGTCTTTTTTGAAAAATAAAAAAGTAAAATCCATTGAATTGGATCCTTATTTGGAAACAGCCGATATAAATTTAAGTAACAACTATTGGTTAAAGTCTGCAGAACCATCCAGATTTGAAATTTTCAAATCCGGAAGAACAGGCAATCGAAGAGGTTCAGGTGGTGGTGCTCCAAATCCAATGCAAAAGGCAAAAAGCAATAAATAA
- a CDS encoding endonuclease/exonuclease/phosphatase family protein, protein MIQNSSSNLSRLIQHFHILSCIFRKSSFLIIPLIFSLTFISNIQGQKAKIACVGFYNLENLFDTEDDPSIADEEFTPTGPKAWTEDKYQDKLLRLSEVIVRLGTDLNPDGVGILGVCEVENRKVLEDLVRTPNLKDRNYQILHFNSFDPRGIDLAILYQNKYFTPLEAQMVEIPLKDSDGNSRKTRGLLIAKGKIENQIVYILVNHWPSKRGGELATSSLRIQASKKNKEIADSIQILNPDANIIIMGDLNDNPNSTSVAKYLRAEKETRSLKSGSFYNPFYKNYLLGEGTTAHDDSWSLFDQILLSKNCLGKSNVQYKFLKHKIFHESFMIQEDGHYKNYPRRTFSGDVYNFGYSDHFPVVVYLAKMVKE, encoded by the coding sequence ATGATCCAAAATTCAAGCTCAAATTTATCCAGATTAATCCAGCATTTCCATATTCTAAGTTGTATTTTTAGAAAATCATCATTTCTTATTATTCCCTTAATCTTTTCCTTAACCTTTATTTCAAACATCCAGGGTCAAAAGGCAAAGATCGCTTGTGTCGGCTTCTATAATCTTGAAAATCTATTTGACACAGAGGATGATCCATCCATTGCTGATGAGGAGTTTACCCCTACCGGGCCTAAGGCATGGACAGAGGACAAATATCAAGATAAATTATTAAGACTTTCTGAGGTGATTGTAAGACTAGGAACTGATTTAAACCCTGACGGTGTAGGCATATTGGGAGTTTGCGAGGTAGAAAACAGAAAAGTGTTGGAAGATCTTGTCAGGACTCCTAATCTTAAAGACCGAAACTATCAAATCCTTCACTTTAACTCCTTTGATCCAAGGGGAATTGACTTGGCTATTTTATATCAGAATAAATATTTCACCCCATTAGAGGCTCAAATGGTCGAAATTCCATTGAAAGATTCTGACGGAAATTCTCGTAAAACCCGAGGCTTGCTGATCGCAAAAGGAAAAATAGAGAATCAAATAGTTTATATTTTGGTCAATCACTGGCCATCAAAAAGAGGAGGTGAGCTTGCCACGAGCTCCTTAAGAATACAAGCAAGTAAAAAGAACAAAGAAATTGCAGATTCAATCCAAATATTGAATCCTGATGCTAACATCATCATTATGGGGGATTTGAATGATAACCCAAACAGTACAAGTGTTGCAAAATATTTACGTGCCGAAAAAGAGACTCGATCCTTAAAATCAGGTAGTTTTTATAATCCGTTTTATAAAAATTACCTTTTAGGTGAAGGGACTACTGCACATGATGATAGCTGGAGTCTTTTTGACCAAATATTACTCTCTAAAAATTGTTTGGGTAAATCAAATGTTCAATACAAATTTCTAAAGCATAAAATATTTCATGAAAGCTTCATGATCCAGGAGGATGGTCATTATAAAAATTATCCTCGCCGAACCTTTTCAGGGGACGTTTATAATTTTGGATATTCCGATCATTTTCCAGTAGTTGTGTACCTTGCTAAAATGGTAAAAGAATAA
- a CDS encoding AAA family ATPase, with translation MLESKEVYQLHAEQHYALDRIQKLEGVVFLTGKAGTGKSTLLNLIKRTFRINMIVLAPTGVASVLVGGQTIHSFFKFPPGWISQKDYKPLSKSMAEKIDLIVIDEISMVRADILDHMDQLLKLSKKKDKPFGGIPMLWVGDLYQLPPVVSSPEEKAYFEHHYTSPYFFSANVMKELDSFELIELEQVFRQNELHFIRLLNRIRLNECDEEDLDEINQRAQADPTEDGLPAITLTSTNVQANQINLKELNKLDTSPKTYSAIMEGSINPSQFPAEQHLILKVGAQIMTLRNDPAKNFINGSIGILEELMPQSIRVKFPSQESSVEIPMATWEIVRYIYEDQTIKVNPVGSFTQLPVKLAWAVTIHKSQGKTFDKAIIDLGRGAFENGQTYVALSRCRTLDGVYLTQKLQWKDVRTDERVADFIRQWR, from the coding sequence GTGTTAGAATCAAAAGAAGTATACCAATTGCATGCAGAACAGCATTATGCACTCGACAGAATCCAAAAGCTGGAAGGGGTAGTTTTTCTTACGGGTAAAGCGGGAACCGGAAAAAGTACTTTATTGAATTTAATCAAAAGAACTTTCAGAATTAATATGATTGTTCTAGCACCAACAGGAGTAGCCTCAGTCTTGGTAGGTGGCCAGACTATACATTCATTTTTTAAATTTCCTCCGGGATGGATCAGTCAAAAAGATTACAAACCCCTTTCTAAATCCATGGCAGAAAAAATTGATTTGATCGTAATTGATGAGATCAGTATGGTGCGCGCAGATATTTTGGATCACATGGATCAATTATTAAAGTTGTCCAAAAAGAAGGATAAACCATTTGGAGGAATTCCAATGCTGTGGGTAGGTGACTTGTATCAATTACCCCCAGTAGTCAGTTCGCCTGAAGAAAAAGCATATTTCGAACACCATTATACTTCCCCATATTTTTTCTCTGCAAATGTCATGAAAGAGTTGGATTCCTTTGAATTGATTGAGCTAGAGCAAGTATTTCGTCAAAATGAGTTACATTTCATCCGGTTGTTAAACAGGATTCGGCTTAATGAATGCGATGAAGAGGATTTGGATGAAATAAATCAAAGGGCTCAGGCAGACCCAACTGAAGATGGGTTACCTGCCATTACCTTGACAAGTACCAATGTACAGGCAAATCAAATAAATCTTAAAGAGCTTAACAAACTTGACACCTCGCCAAAAACTTATTCAGCAATAATGGAGGGATCCATAAATCCATCACAATTTCCTGCCGAGCAGCATTTAATTTTAAAAGTGGGCGCACAAATAATGACTTTAAGAAATGATCCTGCAAAGAATTTTATCAACGGCAGTATTGGCATCCTTGAGGAACTTATGCCACAAAGCATTCGGGTCAAATTTCCAAGTCAGGAAAGTAGTGTTGAAATTCCAATGGCTACCTGGGAAATTGTACGGTACATCTATGAGGATCAGACCATTAAGGTAAACCCTGTGGGATCTTTCACGCAGTTACCAGTAAAACTTGCCTGGGCGGTCACCATACATAAGAGTCAGGGAAAGACTTTTGACAAAGCAATAATTGATCTTGGAAGAGGTGCTTTTGAAAATGGACAAACTTATGTTGCCTTAAGCAGATGCCGCACACTTGATGGTGTTTATCTCACCCAAAAGCTCCAATGGAAAGATGTTCGTACGGACGAAAGAGTAGCAGACTTTATTCGGCAATGGCGTTGA
- a CDS encoding tRNA-(ms[2]io[6]A)-hydroxylase translates to MKLNLELKAESPREWLEAVLADFDSFLQDHADCERKASAMAMSLVAKYPDRFDIHTDLIETAIEELDHFRLVYQLMRSRNVGLAHQIKEDPYVKKLMVFMHSGREERFLDYLLIGSVLETRGAERFRLIEENLTDPEYKKFYKMLWTSEAKHGHIYVKLALCYFPESKVYPRLEWWMEKEAEVINSLEIRAALH, encoded by the coding sequence TTGAAATTAAATCTCGAATTAAAGGCGGAAAGTCCCAGGGAATGGTTAGAAGCTGTTTTAGCTGATTTTGATAGCTTCCTTCAGGACCATGCTGATTGTGAACGTAAGGCTTCTGCTATGGCGATGAGTCTGGTGGCAAAATATCCCGATCGTTTTGATATACACACTGATTTAATTGAAACTGCCATTGAGGAATTGGACCATTTCAGATTGGTATACCAGCTTATGAGGAGCAGAAATGTTGGATTGGCACATCAGATAAAAGAGGACCCATATGTAAAGAAACTTATGGTCTTTATGCATTCGGGCCGAGAAGAAAGGTTTTTAGATTACTTGCTCATTGGTTCTGTATTGGAAACCAGAGGAGCCGAAAGATTCAGACTTATAGAAGAGAATTTAACTGATCCAGAGTATAAAAAATTTTACAAAATGCTTTGGACCTCTGAAGCAAAACATGGGCACATTTATGTAAAGCTGGCATTATGCTATTTTCCAGAATCCAAGGTGTATCCCAGATTGGAATGGTGGATGGAAAAAGAAGCTGAGGTGATAAATAGCCTGGAAATTCGGGCTGCTTTACATTGA